In the Manis javanica isolate MJ-LG chromosome 12, MJ_LKY, whole genome shotgun sequence genome, one interval contains:
- the NMUR1 gene encoding neuromedin-U receptor 1 isoform X3 yields MSLGDARSLVPCNGSSTWGFFDPENLNLTDEELRLKYLGPQKTELFTPICATYLLIFAVGTVGNGMTCMVILRHKTMHTPTNYYLFSLAVSDLLVLLVGLPLELYEMWCNYPFLLGVGGCYFRTLLFETVCLASVLNVTALSVERYLAVVHPLQARSMVTPAHVRRVLGAIWGLAVLCSLPNTSLHGIRQLDVPCRGTVPGSAICTLVRPLALYNLVVQTTALLFFCLPMATISVLYLLIGLQLQRERLLPLGSREAKGRAKASNSYRLQRLQDRGRTQVTKMLCSEDVSSTPASGASVTPSLPGPPGHLWFRTCVLLIMTASFLLCCLHGFPAFMWRVRPTASLFLSR; encoded by the exons ATGTCCCTGGGGGATGCAAGGAGCCTGGTGCCCTGCAATGGCAGTAGCACCTGGGGGTTCTTTGACCCTGAGAACTTGAACCTGACTGATGAAGAGCTGAGACTCAAGTACCTGGGGCCTCAGAAGACAGAGCTGTTCACGCCCATCTGTGCCACATACCTGCTGATTTTTGCGGTGGGCACTGTGGGCAATGGGATGACCTGCATGGTCATCCTGCGCCATAAGACCATGCACACACCCACTAACTACTACCTCTTCAGTCTCGCTGTGTCGGACCTACTGGTGCTGCTGGTGGGCCTGCCCTTGGAGCTTTATGAGATGTGGTGCAACTACCCTTTCCTGCTGGGTGTTGGTGGTTGCTACTTCCGCACCCTGCTCTTCGAGACTGTCTGCCTGGCCTCAGTGCTCAATGTCACTGCCCTGAGCGTGGAGCGCTATTTGGCAGTGGTGCACCCGCTGCAGGCCAGGTCCATGGTGACTCCGGCCCATGTGCGCCGTGTGCTCGGGGCCATATGGGGCCTGGCCGTGCTTTGCTCTCTGCCCAACACCAGCCTTCACGGCATCCGGCAGCTGGACGTGCCCTGCCGGGGCACAGTGCCTGGTTCGGCCATATGCACTCTGGTCCGCCCCCTGGCCCTCTACAACCTGGTTGTGCAGACTACAGCTCTGCTCTTCTTCTGCCTTCCCATGGCCACCATTAGTGTGCTCTACCTGCTCATTGGACTGCAGCTGCAGCGTGAAAGGCTGCTGCCCCTCGGCAGCAGAGAGGCCAAGGGCAGGGCTAAGGCCAGCAACAGCTACAGGCTCCAGCGGCTACAGGATAGGGGTCGGACCCAGGTGACCAAGATGCTGT GCTCTGAAGACGTCTCCTCCACCCCCGCCTCTGGTGCCTCGGTCACACCCTCACTCCCGGGACCTCCAGGACATCTCTGGTTCAGGACGTGTGTACTCTTGATCATGACTGCTTCATTCCTGCTCTGCTGTCTCCATG GTTTTCCAGCCTTCATGTGGAGGGTCAGACCTACTGCGAGCCTTTTTTTGTCAAGGTAG
- the NMUR1 gene encoding neuromedin-U receptor 1 isoform X2 has product MSLGDARSLVPCNGSSTWGFFDPENLNLTDEELRLKYLGPQKTELFTPICATYLLIFAVGTVGNGMTCMVILRHKTMHTPTNYYLFSLAVSDLLVLLVGLPLELYEMWCNYPFLLGVGGCYFRTLLFETVCLASVLNVTALSVERYLAVVHPLQARSMVTPAHVRRVLGAIWGLAVLCSLPNTSLHGIRQLDVPCRGTVPGSAICTLVRPLALYNLVVQTTALLFFCLPMATISVLYLLIGLQLQRERLLPLGSREAKGRAKASNSYRLQRLQDRGRTQVTKMLCSEDVSSTPASGASVTPSLPGPPGHLWFRTCVLLIMTASFLLCCLHGKCILQPHLAFLVLFPALLSPNPSASPALRYLSDRSQIPRPRHVAHNLSQYC; this is encoded by the exons ATGTCCCTGGGGGATGCAAGGAGCCTGGTGCCCTGCAATGGCAGTAGCACCTGGGGGTTCTTTGACCCTGAGAACTTGAACCTGACTGATGAAGAGCTGAGACTCAAGTACCTGGGGCCTCAGAAGACAGAGCTGTTCACGCCCATCTGTGCCACATACCTGCTGATTTTTGCGGTGGGCACTGTGGGCAATGGGATGACCTGCATGGTCATCCTGCGCCATAAGACCATGCACACACCCACTAACTACTACCTCTTCAGTCTCGCTGTGTCGGACCTACTGGTGCTGCTGGTGGGCCTGCCCTTGGAGCTTTATGAGATGTGGTGCAACTACCCTTTCCTGCTGGGTGTTGGTGGTTGCTACTTCCGCACCCTGCTCTTCGAGACTGTCTGCCTGGCCTCAGTGCTCAATGTCACTGCCCTGAGCGTGGAGCGCTATTTGGCAGTGGTGCACCCGCTGCAGGCCAGGTCCATGGTGACTCCGGCCCATGTGCGCCGTGTGCTCGGGGCCATATGGGGCCTGGCCGTGCTTTGCTCTCTGCCCAACACCAGCCTTCACGGCATCCGGCAGCTGGACGTGCCCTGCCGGGGCACAGTGCCTGGTTCGGCCATATGCACTCTGGTCCGCCCCCTGGCCCTCTACAACCTGGTTGTGCAGACTACAGCTCTGCTCTTCTTCTGCCTTCCCATGGCCACCATTAGTGTGCTCTACCTGCTCATTGGACTGCAGCTGCAGCGTGAAAGGCTGCTGCCCCTCGGCAGCAGAGAGGCCAAGGGCAGGGCTAAGGCCAGCAACAGCTACAGGCTCCAGCGGCTACAGGATAGGGGTCGGACCCAGGTGACCAAGATGCTGT GCTCTGAAGACGTCTCCTCCACCCCCGCCTCTGGTGCCTCGGTCACACCCTCACTCCCGGGACCTCCAGGACATCTCTGGTTCAGGACGTGTGTACTCTTGATCATGACTGCTTCATTCCTGCTCTGCTGTCTCCATGGTAAATGCATCCTTCAACCTCATCTAGCCTTCCTggttctctttcctgctctgcttTCTCCCAATCCGTCAGCTTCCCCTGCTCTTCGCTACCTCTCTGACCGGTCCCAGATCCCACGCCCACGGCACGTCGCACACAACCTCTCCCAGTATTGCTGA
- the NMUR1 gene encoding neuromedin-U receptor 1 isoform X1: MSLGDARSLVPCNGSSTWGFFDPENLNLTDEELRLKYLGPQKTELFTPICATYLLIFAVGTVGNGMTCMVILRHKTMHTPTNYYLFSLAVSDLLVLLVGLPLELYEMWCNYPFLLGVGGCYFRTLLFETVCLASVLNVTALSVERYLAVVHPLQARSMVTPAHVRRVLGAIWGLAVLCSLPNTSLHGIRQLDVPCRGTVPGSAICTLVRPLALYNLVVQTTALLFFCLPMATISVLYLLIGLQLQRERLLPLGSREAKGRAKASNSYRLQRLQDRGRTQVTKMLFVLVIVFGICWAPFHIDRLMWSFVSQQTEGLLLAFQYVHVVSGVFFYLSSAANPVLYSLMSSRFRETFREALCLGTRSHRRKPHHHSHSLSRVTTGSILCDLGSPGDRAHPLAGNSSPEGQQETDSF, encoded by the exons ATGTCCCTGGGGGATGCAAGGAGCCTGGTGCCCTGCAATGGCAGTAGCACCTGGGGGTTCTTTGACCCTGAGAACTTGAACCTGACTGATGAAGAGCTGAGACTCAAGTACCTGGGGCCTCAGAAGACAGAGCTGTTCACGCCCATCTGTGCCACATACCTGCTGATTTTTGCGGTGGGCACTGTGGGCAATGGGATGACCTGCATGGTCATCCTGCGCCATAAGACCATGCACACACCCACTAACTACTACCTCTTCAGTCTCGCTGTGTCGGACCTACTGGTGCTGCTGGTGGGCCTGCCCTTGGAGCTTTATGAGATGTGGTGCAACTACCCTTTCCTGCTGGGTGTTGGTGGTTGCTACTTCCGCACCCTGCTCTTCGAGACTGTCTGCCTGGCCTCAGTGCTCAATGTCACTGCCCTGAGCGTGGAGCGCTATTTGGCAGTGGTGCACCCGCTGCAGGCCAGGTCCATGGTGACTCCGGCCCATGTGCGCCGTGTGCTCGGGGCCATATGGGGCCTGGCCGTGCTTTGCTCTCTGCCCAACACCAGCCTTCACGGCATCCGGCAGCTGGACGTGCCCTGCCGGGGCACAGTGCCTGGTTCGGCCATATGCACTCTGGTCCGCCCCCTGGCCCTCTACAACCTGGTTGTGCAGACTACAGCTCTGCTCTTCTTCTGCCTTCCCATGGCCACCATTAGTGTGCTCTACCTGCTCATTGGACTGCAGCTGCAGCGTGAAAGGCTGCTGCCCCTCGGCAGCAGAGAGGCCAAGGGCAGGGCTAAGGCCAGCAACAGCTACAGGCTCCAGCGGCTACAGGATAGGGGTCGGACCCAGGTGACCAAGATGCTGT tTGTGCTCGTCATAGTGTTCGGGATCTGCTGGGCTCCATTCCACATTGACCGCCTCATGTGGAGCTTCGTGTCCCAACAGACCGAGGGCCTGCTCCTGGCCTTCCAGTATGTGCACGTTGTCTCTGGCGTCTTCTTCTACCTCAGCTCGGCCGCCAATCCTGTGCTCTACAGCCTCATGTCCAGCCGCTTCCGGGAGACCTTTCGGGAAGCACTGTGCTTGGGGACCCGGTCCCACCGCCGCAAACCCCACCACCACTCCCACAGCCTCAGCAGGGTGACCACGGGTAGTATCCTGTGTGACTTGGGGTCCCCGGGCGACAGGGCCCACCCTCTGGCTGGGaacagcagcccagaggggcagcaAGAGACTGACTCCTTCTGA